In Dysgonomonadaceae bacterium PH5-43, the sequence TTGAAACTTATGTTATTAAAGGTATACGAGGTTCAGGAATGGTCTGTTTAAACGGTGCGGCAGCACGCAGAGTTCAACCAGGAGATATCGTTATTATTATGTCGTATGCACTTATGGATTTTGAGGAAGCAAAATTATTCAAGCCTGCATTAGTGTTCCCCGATACGGCAACCAATAAGATTCTTTAATAATATAATATGCTTAATTTTGAGGCTGTAAGGATTGAAGATAAAAACACAATCCAAGCTTTTTTCGACGAAAACACTTTCAGAAATTGCGACTTCTCATTTGCTAATATATTCAGTTGGCAACACTACTACAATACATCTTTCGCTATTGAAGATGGATTCCTTTATATTAGGTTTCAGGCTGAAAATATTCCGGGTTATTTATTCCCTTTGGGCAAAGGAGATATAAAGACTGCTTTGGAGCGTCTTTTAGATGATGCAAATAAACGAGGAGATGTGTTTCATTTATATTCTATCACTCCCGAAATGTTTGATATAATAGATGCTTTAATGCCCGACACATTCTTGTTTGAACCAAGAAGGCGTTGGTATGAGTATATCTACAATTCGAGCGACTTAATTAATTTAGTTGGAAAGAAATTTCAAGCTAAAAGAAATCATATCAATAAGTTCAAAAGAAGTTACAAGTGGGAGTATCTTCCTATCACAAGGTCAATTATTCCTGAATGTATAGAACTTTACGAACGTTGGTGTAAAGAGAATGGAGGTTGCGAAACTGAGGTTTCTTTAAGCGAAGAACATATAGGAACGCTTAAAATTTTCAAACACTACGAAGAGTTAAACTTAAAAGGCGGAGCTTTGCGAGTTGATGGCGAAATATTGGCTTATTCTTACGGCTCGCAAATTACAAAAGATACATTTGGAGTTCACGCCGAGAAAAGTTTGACCAGTATCGACGGTGGTTTTACAATGATTAATCAGCAGTTTGCCGAACACAACTGTGCCGATTATGAATACATTAACAGAGAGGAAGACTTAGGACTCGAATCTCTTAGAAAAGCAAAACTTTCTTACAATCCAGTTTTTTTATTAGAAAAAGGCTGCGTTAAATTGAAGTAGTTAACAATCTGTAATGATAACTCTTAGCTCTAACAAATATATCGAACAACTGAAATCGTTATGGAAACTTTCTTTCCCTGATGATTCCGACGCTTTCATTAACTTCTATTTTGATAATGTGTATGAAGATGATGAAACTGTTGTTGTTATTAAAGACGATAAGGTAGTGTCTTCTTTGCAGATAATTCCTTACCCTATAAAGATTGGAGCAAATATAAATCTTGCAGGTTATATATCGGGAGCTATGACTCACCCCGACTATCGCAAACAGGGTTTGATGAGGGAGCTTCTTTATGCTGCCTTCGATATAATGAAAGATAAAGGATATACACATTCTTTTTTAATACCTCAAGAAGAGTGGTTGTTTGATTATTATAGAGAATTTGGTTACGAAAAAGCTTTCCCAATCAACCAAAGTATAGTTGTAGACGAGCCTAAGATGTCAACTATTTATCCTAATATATTAAGAGATAGAACCATAAAGGTGTGTGCTTCAATAAACGAAGTTGACATTGATGATTTTTATATGGTGTATTATCGCTTTCTTCTTGAAAAAGATAATGCAGTATTAAAGAACAAACAACACATCAAGAATATTTTGGGAGATTTGTTTAATGCTGGCGGTGCTCTCTTTTACAATGATTGGGGAGTTGCGTTTACTTGTGTTGACAACAACAGCGCAGATATTTGCGAATTGTTTTTTCACGATGATGAAATAAAAAACGATTTTTTGTGTTCTATTTATCAGTACTATCCTCAAAGAGAGATTATTTATTACAACAACCCTAATGCTCCTTTTCTTAAATATAAGGGAATGCTAAAAAGCCTTAGTGGCGATACGGCAGAAACTTCTATTTATATGAGCATGATGCTAGATTAATTATAATATGAAAACAACATATTCGTATTCCCAAATTTGGGGAATTGCTTATCCTATACTACTTACTCTATTAATACAGAATTTAATACAAGTAATAGACACTGCTTTTCTTGGAAGAGTGGGCGAGGTTGAGTTGGGTGCGTCGGCTATTGCTGGTATCTACTACATTGCTATATTTACTATAGCTTTCGGGTTTAGTACAGGTTCTCAGATATTAATCGGGAGAAGAAATGGCGAAAAGAATTACAATAAGATAGGAGAGATAGTTATCTGGGGAATTGTTTTTCTCTGGGTAATGGCATTACTTATATTTATATTTACACGAACGTTATCAGAACCTATATTGGGGAAAGTATTAAGTTCTCCGAATGTATTGGCTGCCAGTATAGAATATTTGGATTGGCGTATATACGGAATATTCTTTGCTACCACCAATGTTATGTTTAGAGCTTTTTTTGTAGGAACAACAAGAACTAAAGTTCTTACATTTAATGCAGTATTGATGGCTCTTACTAACGTATTGTTCGACTATCTGTTAATCTTTGGCGAATGGGGATTTCCCGAAATGGGAATAGGAGGGGCTGCTTTGGCATCTGTAATCGCGGAAGCAGTATCGGTAGTATTTTTTGTTGTGTACACCTGTATTACTATAGATTTTAAGAAGTATGGCTTCATTACAAAGTTTTGGCAAAATGTTCAGGTGATTAAAAATATACTTAATATTTCTATCTCTTTGATGCTTCAATACTTTTTATCATTAAGTACTTGGTTAATATTTTTCATTGCTATAGAAAGAATGGGAGAGATGACTTTGGCAGTATCTAATATAGTGCGCAGTTGCTATATGATAATCGCAATCCCTGTTCAAGCACTATCGGCAACATCAAATACTTTGGTGAGTAACACTATGGGCTCGGGACGACAAAACGAAGTTATATCTTTAATCTGGAAAATATCTCGTATGGCTTTAGCTATAGTGGTGGTATTTATAGTTTTATTAGGGTGTTTCCCCGAATTGACAATCTCGGTGTATACTTCAAATGCTGAATTAATCAAAGAGTCGGTGTCTTCTCTTTATGTTATTCTGGCATTACTTCCTATAATGGCAATAGGTAATGTCTTTTTT encodes:
- a CDS encoding aspartate 1-decarboxylase (product_source=KO:K01579; cath_funfam=2.40.40.20; cog=COG0853; ko=KO:K01579; pfam=PF02261; smart=SM01073; superfamily=50692; tigrfam=TIGR00223), which translates into the protein MMIQVVKSKLHRVTVTEANLNYMGSITIDEDLMEAANIIEGEKVQIVNNNNGERIETYVIKGIRGSGMVCLNGAAARRVQPGDIVIIMSYALMDFEEAKLFKPALVFPDTATNKIL
- a CDS encoding hypothetical protein (product_source=COG4866; cog=COG4866; ko=KO:K01163; pfam=PF09924; superfamily=55729), with translation MLNFEAVRIEDKNTIQAFFDENTFRNCDFSFANIFSWQHYYNTSFAIEDGFLYIRFQAENIPGYLFPLGKGDIKTALERLLDDANKRGDVFHLYSITPEMFDIIDALMPDTFLFEPRRRWYEYIYNSSDLINLVGKKFQAKRNHINKFKRSYKWEYLPITRSIIPECIELYERWCKENGGCETEVSLSEEHIGTLKIFKHYEELNLKGGALRVDGEILAYSYGSQITKDTFGVHAEKSLTSIDGGFTMINQQFAEHNCADYEYINREEDLGLESLRKAKLSYNPVFLLEKGCVKLK
- a CDS encoding putative acetyltransferase (product_source=COG4552; cath_funfam=3.40.630.30; cog=COG4552; pfam=PF13527; superfamily=55729), which gives rise to MITLSSNKYIEQLKSLWKLSFPDDSDAFINFYFDNVYEDDETVVVIKDDKVVSSLQIIPYPIKIGANINLAGYISGAMTHPDYRKQGLMRELLYAAFDIMKDKGYTHSFLIPQEEWLFDYYREFGYEKAFPINQSIVVDEPKMSTIYPNILRDRTIKVCASINEVDIDDFYMVYYRFLLEKDNAVLKNKQHIKNILGDLFNAGGALFYNDWGVAFTCVDNNSADICELFFHDDEIKNDFLCSIYQYYPQREIIYYNNPNAPFLKYKGMLKSLSGDTAETSIYMSMMLD
- a CDS encoding putative MATE family efflux protein (product_source=TIGR00797; cog=COG0534; pfam=PF01554; superfamily=81469; tigrfam=TIGR00797; transmembrane_helix_parts=Inside_1_6,TMhelix_7_29,Outside_30_43,TMhelix_44_66,Inside_67_86,TMhelix_87_109,Outside_110_128,TMhelix_129_151,Inside_152_157,TMhelix_158_178,Outside_179_187,TMhelix_188_210,Inside_211_238,TMhelix_239_261,Outside_262_275,TMhelix_276_298,Inside_299_318,TMhelix_319_341,Outside_342_355,TMhelix_356_378,Inside_379_384,TMhelix_385_407,Outside_408_410,TMhelix_411_433,Inside_434_443), translated to MKTTYSYSQIWGIAYPILLTLLIQNLIQVIDTAFLGRVGEVELGASAIAGIYYIAIFTIAFGFSTGSQILIGRRNGEKNYNKIGEIVIWGIVFLWVMALLIFIFTRTLSEPILGKVLSSPNVLAASIEYLDWRIYGIFFATTNVMFRAFFVGTTRTKVLTFNAVLMALTNVLFDYLLIFGEWGFPEMGIGGAALASVIAEAVSVVFFVVYTCITIDFKKYGFITKFWQNVQVIKNILNISISLMLQYFLSLSTWLIFFIAIERMGEMTLAVSNIVRSCYMIIAIPVQALSATSNTLVSNTMGSGRQNEVISLIWKISRMALAIVVVFIVLLGCFPELTISVYTSNAELIKESVSSLYVILALLPIMAIGNVFFNAVSGTGNTRTALIIECSTLVLYCFWIWLTAIYLQAPLYICWTSELVYSFFIGTFSLIYFRKGNWEHKKI